One Halalkalicoccus sp. NIPERK01 DNA segment encodes these proteins:
- the purH gene encoding bifunctional phosphoribosylaminoimidazolecarboxamide formyltransferase/IMP cyclohydrolase gives MTQVAGLASNRGRNLMRIADGAPGGAELAVVLSNHADAPVLKKAEDRGIPTEIVERGEDEARESHERRILDVLSEYDLDLVCLDGYMRVLTSEFLEGAPLTLNVHPALLPSFPGMNAHEAVLEAGVRVTGCTVHIVTEDVDAGPIVTQEAVPVYEGDDEASLKERVLHDAEFRAYPRAVRWVAEGKVEVDGEEVRIEGDSNERFPARRVTSEDRGNELRYGENPHQAAALYRDETEERATVVHAEQLNEGAKALSYNNYNDADAAIGLVKEFEEPAAAVIKHTNPAGCATAESVSEAYDRALSTDPMSAFGGIVALNRACDESTAERIVDSFKEVVVAPDYSEKALSVLREKENLRVLDTGPVGDLKPALREKKLEGGRLVQEADDQHLAREDLEVVTEREPSMEEFESLLFAWHTIKHVKSNAILFAKGTETVGVGMGQVSRVDAVRLAAMKAEEHAEGKDSEGAAMASDAFFPFPDGIEEAAEAGIEAVIQPGGSVNDEDVIAAADEHDMAMVFTGSRAFRHD, from the coding sequence ATGACACAGGTTGCGGGGCTGGCGAGCAATCGCGGCAGGAACCTCATGCGCATCGCCGACGGCGCGCCCGGCGGGGCCGAACTCGCGGTGGTGCTGTCGAACCACGCCGACGCGCCGGTACTGAAAAAGGCCGAGGACCGCGGGATTCCCACTGAGATCGTCGAACGCGGGGAGGACGAAGCCCGCGAGTCCCACGAGCGCCGGATCCTCGACGTACTTTCGGAGTACGACCTCGATCTGGTCTGTTTGGACGGCTACATGCGCGTGTTGACGAGCGAGTTCCTCGAGGGCGCGCCGCTAACGCTGAACGTCCACCCCGCGCTCCTGCCCTCGTTCCCGGGCATGAACGCCCACGAGGCGGTTCTGGAGGCGGGCGTCCGGGTCACGGGCTGCACGGTGCATATCGTCACCGAGGACGTGGACGCGGGACCCATCGTCACCCAGGAGGCGGTGCCGGTCTACGAGGGCGACGACGAGGCGAGTCTGAAGGAGCGCGTGCTCCACGACGCCGAGTTCCGCGCCTATCCGCGGGCGGTGCGCTGGGTCGCCGAGGGGAAGGTCGAGGTCGACGGCGAGGAGGTCCGGATCGAGGGCGATTCCAATGAGCGGTTTCCCGCCCGGCGAGTCACGAGCGAGGACCGCGGAAACGAACTCCGATACGGCGAGAATCCTCACCAAGCGGCCGCGCTCTATCGCGATGAAACCGAGGAGCGGGCGACCGTGGTTCATGCAGAACAGCTGAACGAGGGCGCGAAGGCGCTCTCCTATAACAACTACAACGACGCCGACGCGGCGATCGGACTCGTCAAGGAGTTCGAGGAGCCGGCCGCCGCAGTCATAAAGCACACGAACCCTGCCGGTTGTGCGACCGCCGAGTCCGTGAGCGAGGCCTACGACCGCGCGCTCTCGACGGACCCGATGAGCGCTTTTGGAGGCATTGTCGCGCTGAACCGCGCGTGTGACGAGTCCACGGCCGAGCGGATCGTCGACTCGTTCAAGGAGGTCGTCGTCGCGCCCGACTACAGTGAAAAAGCGCTCTCGGTCCTCCGCGAGAAGGAGAATCTCCGGGTGCTCGATACGGGCCCCGTTGGTGATCTGAAACCCGCGCTCCGGGAGAAGAAGCTCGAAGGCGGGCGGCTGGTCCAGGAGGCCGACGACCAGCACCTCGCGCGCGAGGACCTGGAGGTCGTCACCGAACGCGAGCCAAGTATGGAAGAATTCGAGTCGCTGTTGTTCGCGTGGCACACCATCAAACACGTCAAGTCGAACGCGATCCTCTTCGCGAAGGGGACCGAAACCGTGGGCGTCGGGATGGGGCAGGTCAGTCGAGTCGACGCCGTCCGGTTGGCGGCGATGAAGGCGGAGGAGCACGCCGAGGGCAAGGACAGCGAGGGCGCGGCCATGGCCTCGGACGCGTTCTTCCCGTTCCCCGACGGGATCGAGGAGGCGGCGGAGGCGGGCATCGAAGCGGTGATCCAGCCCGGCGGCTCCGTCAACGACGAGGACGTGATCGCCGCGGCCGACGAGCACGACATGGCGATGGTCTTCACCGGATCGCGGGCGTTCCGGCACGACTGA
- the purB gene encoding adenylosuccinate lyase yields MDDQRSDPLYAVSPLDGRYASRTAPLAPYASEAALMRARVRVEVEYLVALADLDATPLVIDDEEREVLRGSYEGFGPEDARLIKRIETEGYGGYDATNHDVKAVEYFVRERLPEGLDAEQWIHFGLTSEDVNNLAHRLLLKPAVSEVLVPALREVRDALADLARENRAIPMLARTHGQPATPTTFGKEMAVYAARLGRALGRIERANEGLAGKLAGASGTYAAHVAAYPEVDWRAFAREFVEGLGLEHLPLATQVNPCDDLARLFDALRGANDVLLDLDRDVWLYVSQGYLGQRAVEGETGSSTMPHKVNPIDFENSEGNLSKANSDLGFLADYVTTSRLQRDLSDSTVKRNVGAALAHCLIGYGKCETGLGKVTPNEAAMREDLEANPEVIGEAVQTVLRREGHTDAYERVKELTRGRRTTLDDFRGLFADLDVDERTREELMALTPAGYTGLADELVDDLNG; encoded by the coding sequence ATGGACGACCAGCGCTCCGATCCCCTCTACGCCGTGTCGCCGCTCGACGGGCGGTACGCCTCGCGTACCGCGCCGCTCGCGCCCTACGCGAGCGAGGCCGCGCTCATGCGTGCCCGGGTGCGCGTCGAGGTCGAGTACCTCGTCGCGCTCGCCGATCTCGACGCCACTCCGTTGGTCATCGACGACGAGGAGCGGGAGGTCCTCAGGGGGAGCTACGAGGGGTTCGGCCCCGAGGACGCCCGGCTGATCAAGCGGATCGAGACCGAGGGCTACGGCGGGTACGACGCGACGAACCACGACGTGAAGGCGGTCGAGTACTTCGTTCGCGAGCGTCTCCCGGAGGGACTCGACGCCGAGCAGTGGATCCACTTCGGGCTGACCAGCGAGGACGTGAACAACCTCGCCCACCGCCTCCTCTTGAAGCCCGCCGTCTCGGAGGTGCTGGTGCCCGCGCTCAGGGAGGTCCGGGACGCGCTCGCCGACCTCGCCCGCGAGAACCGCGCGATCCCGATGCTCGCGCGGACCCACGGCCAGCCCGCGACGCCCACCACCTTCGGCAAGGAGATGGCGGTCTACGCCGCCCGTCTCGGGCGCGCGCTGGGGCGAATCGAGCGGGCGAACGAGGGGCTCGCGGGCAAACTCGCCGGCGCTTCGGGCACCTACGCCGCGCACGTCGCGGCCTACCCCGAGGTCGACTGGCGGGCGTTCGCCCGGGAGTTCGTCGAGGGGCTGGGCCTTGAACACCTTCCGCTCGCGACCCAGGTCAACCCGTGTGACGATCTCGCTCGGCTCTTCGACGCCCTCCGGGGCGCGAACGACGTCCTGCTCGACCTCGACCGGGACGTCTGGCTCTACGTCTCCCAGGGGTACCTCGGCCAGCGAGCGGTCGAGGGCGAGACGGGCTCGTCGACGATGCCCCACAAGGTCAACCCGATCGACTTCGAGAACAGCGAGGGAAACCTCTCGAAGGCCAACTCCGACTTGGGCTTCCTCGCCGACTACGTCACCACCTCCCGGCTCCAGCGCGACCTCTCGGATTCGACTGTCAAGCGAAACGTCGGCGCGGCGCTCGCCCACTGCCTGATCGGCTACGGGAAGTGCGAAACAGGGTTGGGGAAGGTCACGCCCAACGAGGCGGCCATGCGCGAGGACCTCGAGGCGAACCCGGAGGTGATCGGCGAGGCGGTCCAGACCGTTCTCAGGAGGGAGGGCCACACCGACGCCTACGAGCGGGTGAAGGAACTCACCCGTGGTCGACGCACCACCCTCGACGACTTCCGGGGCCTGTTCGCGGACCTCGACGTGGACGAGCGCACCCGCGAGGAGCTGATGGCCCTGACGCCCGCCGGCTACACCGGGCTGGCGGACGAACTGGTCGACGACCTCAACGGTTAG
- a CDS encoding pyridoxamine 5'-phosphate oxidase family protein: MSDDHEAQRTRPETEESYGIPGSDEGMLPWEFVAGAMEGDRNYWVSTTRPDGRPHVRPVWGVWVDGTFHCGGGGRTRWARNLAAGSGIAVHRESGDDVVIIEGMAERLDQENADPELIERLDAAYEAKYGIRHGTPFWAIRPWKVLAWSDYPTDATRWEFE, translated from the coding sequence ATGAGCGACGACCACGAGGCGCAACGAACCAGGCCGGAAACGGAGGAGAGCTACGGGATCCCCGGTAGCGACGAGGGGATGCTTCCCTGGGAGTTCGTCGCCGGGGCGATGGAGGGCGACCGTAACTACTGGGTGTCGACGACGCGGCCCGACGGCCGTCCGCACGTGCGGCCCGTCTGGGGCGTCTGGGTCGACGGCACGTTCCACTGTGGGGGCGGCGGACGCACGCGCTGGGCGCGAAACCTCGCGGCGGGGTCGGGGATCGCCGTCCACCGTGAGAGCGGCGACGACGTCGTGATAATCGAGGGGATGGCCGAGAGACTCGACCAGGAGAACGCCGACCCGGAGCTGATCGAGCGCCTCGACGCGGCCTACGAGGCGAAGTACGGGATCCGCCACGGGACGCCCTTCTGGGCGATCCGTCCATGGAAGGTCCTCGCCTGGAGCGACTACCCGACCGACGCGACCCGCTGGGAGTTCGAGTGA
- the dapF gene encoding diaminopimelate epimerase, translating into MAVAYEKYHGTGNDFLVCEAGEEVENWGAFAAGHCDRETGLAVGDRRGADGVLVLSLEGDRVRMRLYQPDGGTAAMCGNGARCAARWAARRLRRLDTRERPEAASGARRLETDSLTIDTPAGERRARVGAETIEIEMGIPSFAPPDVPLAHEEPLIREEIEGWEVTAVNTGVPHAVVFVDDVSTTDLDAMAPPIRHSDRFPEGANVNLASERDGGFAQRTFERGVEGETRSCGTGAVAIAAVARRLGLVEDERVRVSPPGGELLVEVPDQGPTTLSGPVEFEGAGEVPAP; encoded by the coding sequence ATGGCTGTAGCCTACGAGAAGTACCACGGGACCGGAAACGACTTCCTCGTCTGCGAGGCGGGCGAAGAGGTGGAGAACTGGGGCGCGTTCGCCGCCGGGCACTGCGACCGCGAGACGGGCCTCGCGGTCGGCGACCGGCGCGGTGCCGACGGCGTGCTCGTCCTCTCGCTGGAGGGCGATCGGGTCCGAATGCGCCTGTACCAGCCCGACGGCGGCACGGCGGCGATGTGCGGCAACGGGGCGCGGTGTGCCGCGCGGTGGGCAGCGAGACGGCTTCGCCGTCTCGATACGCGCGAGCGGCCGGAGGCCGCGAGCGGAGCGAGGCGGCTCGAAACCGATAGCCTGACCATCGACACGCCCGCGGGCGAGCGCCGGGCCCGCGTGGGCGCGGAAACCATCGAGATCGAGATGGGCATCCCCTCGTTCGCCCCTCCGGACGTCCCGCTCGCGCACGAGGAGCCGCTGATCCGCGAGGAGATAGAGGGATGGGAGGTTACGGCGGTGAACACCGGCGTCCCCCACGCGGTGGTGTTCGTCGACGACGTTTCGACCACCGACCTCGACGCGATGGCCCCGCCGATTCGTCATTCCGATCGCTTCCCGGAGGGCGCGAACGTGAACCTCGCGAGCGAGCGTGACGGGGGGTTCGCCCAGCGTACCTTCGAGCGGGGCGTCGAGGGCGAGACCCGCTCGTGCGGGACCGGTGCGGTCGCCATCGCGGCGGTCGCCCGCCGACTGGGGCTCGTCGAGGACGAACGGGTTCGGGTCTCGCCGCCCGGCGGCGAACTGCTCGTGGAGGTACCCGACCAGGGGCCGACGACGCTCTCGGGCCCCGTCGAGTTCGAGGGGGCGGGCGAGGTGCCCGCTCCATGA
- a CDS encoding gamma carbonic anhydrase family protein has translation MIRSFDSTDPEIADSAYVDESAVVIGDVVLEPETSVWPGAVLRGDHGTITLREGANVQDNATLHERTELGSYTTVGHNAIVHAAETGERSLVGMGAIVLDGATVGEEAIVAANSTVTEGTVVPARTLVAGAPAEVVKELDGDGRTAAAAAHYVENARDHAERSEVVDRGTVRPE, from the coding sequence GTGATTCGATCCTTCGACAGTACGGACCCGGAGATCGCCGACTCGGCGTACGTCGACGAGAGCGCGGTCGTCATCGGCGACGTGGTGCTCGAACCCGAAACGAGCGTCTGGCCCGGCGCGGTCCTGCGGGGCGACCACGGCACCATCACCCTGCGCGAGGGCGCGAACGTCCAGGACAACGCCACCCTCCACGAGCGAACCGAACTCGGCTCTTATACGACCGTCGGCCACAACGCGATCGTCCACGCCGCAGAGACGGGCGAGCGAAGCCTCGTCGGGATGGGTGCGATCGTCCTCGACGGGGCGACCGTCGGGGAGGAGGCCATCGTCGCGGCCAACAGCACCGTCACCGAGGGGACCGTGGTGCCGGCCCGAACGCTGGTCGCCGGTGCGCCCGCCGAGGTCGTCAAAGAACTCGACGGCGACGGCCGGACGGCCGCCGCCGCGGCCCACTACGTCGAGAACGCCCGCGACCACGCCGAGCGCTCGGAGGTCGTAGATCGGGGAACGGTCCGGCCCGAGTGA
- a CDS encoding M20 family metallopeptidase — protein sequence MSFDPVAFLERAVGIPSNEEVAEMREFLCETLAEHGVEPRVDAAGNVIASRGEGPPHTLLNTHIDTVSPHVPVERDGGTIRGRGACDAKGPLAAMLAAFLGSDPDGRLTLAVTPDEETLSTGAYALSLEFDRCLVGEPTGLDVCTAAKGRFEGTLSVRGENAHAAEPRSGENAISDAARVLEALASFDADATPHPDLGDPTLTPTVIEGGTATNQVPGECRIILDRRSVPPETAEGFASALAAHLESRVPGVDVDFRFTERETPFLEAFETPPDAAVVDALRAAGAGEIRPFGAATEASYFAREAPTVVFGPGVLADDAGAVAHGPREYVRIEAVRRAARILTGALDRSG from the coding sequence ATGAGTTTCGATCCCGTCGCGTTTCTCGAACGAGCGGTCGGAATCCCCTCGAACGAGGAGGTCGCCGAGATGCGCGAGTTTCTGTGCGAAACCCTCGCCGAGCACGGCGTCGAGCCCCGCGTCGACGCCGCCGGCAACGTGATCGCCTCGCGGGGCGAGGGACCTCCTCACACCCTGTTGAACACCCACATCGACACCGTCTCGCCGCACGTCCCCGTCGAACGCGACGGCGGGACCATCCGCGGGCGCGGCGCGTGTGACGCGAAGGGACCGCTCGCGGCCATGCTCGCGGCGTTTCTCGGGAGCGATCCCGACGGCCGGCTCACGCTCGCGGTCACGCCCGACGAGGAGACGCTCTCGACCGGCGCGTACGCCCTCTCGCTCGAGTTCGACCGGTGTCTCGTCGGCGAGCCCACGGGACTCGACGTCTGCACCGCCGCGAAGGGGCGCTTCGAGGGAACCCTCTCCGTCCGCGGAGAGAACGCCCACGCCGCCGAACCTCGGAGTGGCGAGAACGCCATCTCGGACGCGGCCCGCGTCCTCGAAGCCCTCGCGTCGTTCGACGCCGACGCGACGCCCCACCCCGATCTGGGCGATCCGACGCTCACCCCGACCGTCATCGAGGGCGGGACCGCGACCAATCAGGTGCCCGGCGAGTGTCGGATCATCCTCGACCGCCGGAGCGTCCCGCCCGAGACGGCCGAGGGCTTCGCGAGCGCGCTCGCTGCCCACCTCGAATCGCGGGTCCCCGGCGTCGACGTCGACTTTCGCTTCACCGAGCGCGAGACGCCGTTTCTGGAGGCGTTCGAGACGCCCCCCGACGCCGCGGTCGTCGACGCGCTCCGGGCGGCGGGCGCGGGCGAGATTCGGCCCTTCGGGGCCGCAACCGAGGCCTCCTACTTCGCGCGCGAGGCCCCGACGGTGGTGTTCGGCCCCGGCGTCCTCGCCGACGACGCGGGTGCGGTGGCCCACGGCCCCCGTGAGTACGTCCGAATCGAGGCGGTCCGGCGGGCGGCCCGGATCCTGACCGGGGCACTCGACCGATCGGGCTAG
- the lysA gene encoding diaminopimelate decarboxylase: MSSPVRRLVEWDATRLSGLANAHGTPLYVQDLGRVRENYDRMAAAFPDATVMYAAKANTAKTVLKTLVEAGAGIECTSAGEVERALSAGCPPERVQYTAVNPPEEDLDYAVSTARDDPGLTITAGAEDTMARLAERGYRGRLCLRVNPGVGAGHHEKVSTGANAKFGVPIDRAPGLLAEVADRFDVVGIHAHAGSGISGEDLAAHRELVSRMGELARETDLDLEFVDVGGGFGVPYRPEEKPLDLERVAQATREALGEVDATLAVEPGRYLVADAGVLLTRVNTVKPAGEELVVGVDAGMTTLARPAMYGARHGIRSLAAEERETVEATVTGPICESGDVFGTYELPAPDRGDLLAIGNAGAYGYEMASQYNSRPRPATVAVDGEESAVDRRRETVADVTRLERGVPWL; this comes from the coding sequence ATGAGTTCGCCGGTACGGCGGCTCGTCGAGTGGGACGCCACTCGGTTGTCGGGGCTGGCGAACGCCCACGGGACGCCGCTGTACGTCCAGGACCTCGGACGGGTCCGCGAGAACTACGACCGGATGGCGGCGGCCTTCCCCGACGCGACGGTCATGTACGCGGCGAAGGCTAATACTGCGAAGACGGTGTTGAAGACGCTCGTCGAGGCCGGCGCGGGCATCGAGTGTACCTCCGCGGGCGAGGTCGAGCGCGCGCTGTCGGCGGGGTGTCCCCCCGAGCGGGTCCAGTACACCGCGGTCAACCCGCCCGAGGAGGACCTCGACTACGCCGTCTCGACCGCCCGCGACGACCCCGGACTGACGATCACCGCCGGGGCCGAGGACACGATGGCCCGCCTCGCAGAGCGTGGGTATCGTGGACGGCTCTGTCTGCGGGTCAACCCCGGCGTCGGTGCTGGCCACCACGAGAAGGTCTCGACGGGCGCGAACGCGAAGTTCGGCGTCCCCATCGATCGGGCGCCCGGCCTCCTCGCCGAGGTCGCCGACCGGTTCGACGTCGTGGGCATCCACGCCCACGCGGGCAGCGGGATCAGCGGCGAGGACCTCGCGGCCCACCGCGAGCTCGTCTCGCGGATGGGCGAGTTGGCCCGCGAGACGGATCTCGACCTCGAGTTCGTCGACGTCGGCGGCGGATTCGGCGTGCCCTACCGCCCCGAGGAGAAACCGCTGGACCTCGAACGGGTGGCACAAGCGACCCGCGAGGCGCTCGGCGAGGTCGACGCCACCCTCGCCGTCGAACCGGGCCGGTACCTCGTCGCGGACGCGGGCGTTCTCCTCACTCGGGTGAACACCGTCAAGCCCGCCGGCGAGGAGCTGGTCGTCGGTGTCGACGCGGGGATGACGACGCTGGCTCGCCCGGCCATGTACGGCGCCCGCCACGGGATCCGCTCGCTCGCGGCCGAGGAACGCGAGACAGTCGAGGCGACCGTCACGGGGCCGATCTGCGAGAGCGGCGACGTCTTCGGTACCTATGAACTGCCCGCCCCCGATCGCGGCGACCTGCTCGCGATCGGCAACGCGGGGGCCTACGGCTACGAGATGGCGAGCCAGTACAACAGCCGTCCGCGGCCCGCGACCGTCGCCGTAGACGGCGAGGAGAGCGCGGTGGATCGCCGCCGCGAGACCGTGGCGGACGTGACGCGCCTCGAACGGGGGGTCCCATGGCTGTAG
- a CDS encoding 2,3,4,5-tetrahydropyridine-2,6-dicarboxylate N-succinyltransferase: protein MSLETEISELWTQYADDEVDAASATTDHLDTLDAFLDALESGEVRAAEKRDEWEANEWVKRAILLNFGLRETHPRTYGDVTYHDVLPLRETSDLGERGTRNTPDGTVIRRGAFIGEDAILMSPAFVNVGAFVGNGTLIDSCDTVGSCAQIGDNVKLGANTLIGGVLEPVESAPVVIEDGVSLGAGCRVTSGFVVGEDSIVGENTLLTPRIPVYDLVEEEVIYGELPPERRAFTRYVDSALGDHDLFEGGAYKPAVVALDVESDTLDATRREEALRE, encoded by the coding sequence ATGAGCCTCGAAACCGAGATCTCGGAGCTGTGGACGCAGTACGCCGACGACGAGGTCGACGCGGCGAGTGCGACGACCGACCACCTCGATACGCTCGACGCGTTTCTCGACGCCCTCGAATCGGGCGAGGTCCGCGCCGCCGAAAAGCGGGACGAATGGGAGGCGAACGAGTGGGTCAAGCGCGCCATTCTGCTCAACTTCGGCCTGCGCGAGACCCATCCCCGGACCTACGGCGACGTGACCTACCACGACGTCCTGCCGCTGCGCGAGACATCGGATCTGGGCGAGCGTGGCACCCGGAACACACCTGATGGAACCGTGATCCGTCGGGGCGCTTTCATCGGAGAGGACGCGATCCTGATGAGCCCCGCGTTCGTCAACGTCGGCGCTTTCGTAGGAAACGGCACCCTGATCGACTCCTGCGACACGGTCGGCTCGTGTGCCCAGATCGGCGATAACGTCAAACTCGGCGCGAACACCCTCATCGGGGGCGTTCTCGAACCCGTCGAGAGCGCTCCGGTGGTGATCGAGGACGGCGTCTCGCTGGGTGCCGGCTGTCGAGTCACCTCGGGGTTCGTCGTCGGCGAGGACTCGATCGTCGGCGAGAACACCCTTCTTACGCCCCGGATCCCGGTCTACGATCTGGTCGAGGAGGAGGTCATCTACGGCGAACTCCCGCCCGAGCGCCGCGCGTTCACCCGGTACGTCGACTCGGCGCTCGGCGATCACGACCTCTTCGAGGGCGGGGCGTACAAGCCCGCCGTCGTGGCGCTCGACGTCGAAAGCGATACGCTCGACGCGACCCGCCGGGAGGAGGCGCTTCGGGAATGA
- a CDS encoding ABC transporter substrate-binding protein produces MNVVSTSPSGTEILCALGVDPVAVSHACDYPPRVRDLPSIDFSRVRGESSAERHDRVRTVSAEGTVYRLDVETLRNVEPDLILSQEVCGVCAVDTTLVDEVLVGLDSDPDVVGLHAGRLEDLFSCIERVGRAVGREERAGELNAELRERLAGIEARTEGRERPRVAVFEWLDPLIAAGNWVPELVGIAGGEYGLAEPGDRTVEVGWDDVIGYDPEVLVAAPCGFDTEGTLARRDELTGREGWDELSAVASNRAYAMDGASYLNRWSPRLVDATERLAACCHPDVFGEPPADVAALS; encoded by the coding sequence ATGAACGTCGTCTCGACCTCGCCCTCGGGGACGGAGATCCTGTGTGCGCTCGGGGTCGACCCGGTCGCCGTCTCGCACGCCTGTGACTACCCGCCGCGGGTGAGGGACCTCCCCTCGATCGACTTTTCCAGAGTGCGTGGCGAGTCGAGCGCCGAGCGCCACGACCGCGTGCGGACCGTGAGCGCCGAGGGGACCGTCTACCGACTCGACGTCGAAACCCTTCGGAACGTCGAGCCCGACCTGATCCTGAGCCAGGAGGTCTGTGGCGTCTGTGCGGTCGACACGACGCTCGTCGACGAGGTTCTCGTGGGTCTCGATTCGGACCCCGACGTGGTCGGCCTACACGCGGGTCGCCTGGAAGATCTCTTCTCGTGTATCGAACGCGTGGGCAGGGCGGTCGGACGCGAGGAGCGGGCGGGGGAACTGAACGCGGAACTCCGGGAACGACTGGCGGGGATCGAGGCACGGACCGAAGGGAGGGAGCGCCCGCGGGTCGCGGTCTTCGAGTGGCTCGACCCGCTCATCGCCGCGGGCAACTGGGTGCCCGAACTGGTCGGGATCGCAGGCGGCGAGTACGGGCTGGCCGAACCCGGCGATCGAACCGTCGAGGTCGGCTGGGACGACGTGATCGGGTACGACCCCGAGGTGCTCGTCGCCGCGCCCTGCGGGTTCGACACGGAGGGGACGCTCGCCCGACGGGATGAACTGACCGGACGCGAGGGCTGGGACGAACTGTCGGCGGTGGCGTCGAATCGGGCCTACGCGATGGACGGCGCGAGCTACCTCAACCGGTGGAGCCCCCGACTCGTCGACGCGACCGAGCGACTCGCGGCCTGCTGTCATCCCGACGTGTTCGGCGAGCCGCCGGCGGACGTCGCGGCGCTCTCGTGA